AGGGGCTGGAAGTGGCCGCCGGGAAGACCACCGTCTGCTTCTGGGTGGGCGTGGTCAAAATGGTGCTAGAAGCCAGCTTGGACATGCCGGCGTTGTTGTGGGACTTGGACAGAATGTTGGGCACAAAGTTGGAGCTGGGCGACGTCGTCACGATGATTACCTGCGAAAAAGGGTCTCAATGTGAGCTgaggagtttttttatttttgttattataaTCACCTTTTGCGTAGCAGTGCTGGTGGTCTGGATGGTGGGCTTGGTGAAGGTGATCTTGACTGGCGAAAGGTGCGGCGGCAGCGAGTTGGCGATGCTCTGCATGATGTTACTCATCTTGGGGCTGCCGCTCACCACCGGCGCCGCTATGTGCTTGGCCACGGGCGGCGACACTTTAGCCACCTCCTTCAGCAGCACCGGCGACGAGCTGGATGAATTGGTGCGCCGTCGCTTGCGTGGCTTCTCATCCTCGTCGGAGCAGCTCACacctaataataaaaaagaaaaacacatcttttttatttatctggCACTTTTCAGGACAAGCAATTGGACTGACTTTTAACGTAGACGGTGCTCCCGCTGGGTAGCACCACCACGCTGGACGACGGGCTGGGTGGCCGCGGGGACTTGGTGGCCGTCCGCGTGGCGCCGCTGGCGGCCGTGGAGGTGCTCGAAGTGCATGTCGTGCTCGTGTAGGAATAACACACCACCActgggaggaagaggaagacatTTATTTGCAAATATGAAAAGATGTTCAATAAAGATATGCTTAGAAAGCGCGAcatgaggttttttttctaattctgACACCATCGCCTCGTTCGTACCTTCCTTGTTCCCCGTCTCAGCCGGCAACTGCATGGAGGCGTTGTGAGTGGCGGTAGCGGTGGCGACCGCGTTGGCCGTGGCGGTGAACGCCGTTTGAGGGACCAGCCTGGGCATCAgcgggaccagccggcggccctCGATGGACCACTCGGATGAGCTGTTCTGACCCGCCATGCTGTGGAGAAGCCTCCAAAGGTGAGCGAGGCGCATTTTATTTCAAGCCAATTAGTTGTGGACGGCTTACTGGTACGCGATGGTGCAAAGGCGCTCGTCATTGACGGCCCGGCGCACTTCGGCGCGGTGGCGCTCGGTTGAGATGCTGAGGAGAGGAAGTCAAGTAAAACCCTTTGCTCTCCCGCAAACAATAAGCATGCTAATAGCGAAAGAGATGAACAATTTGATGTTTGAATGGTTTCGAATCATCGTGAATTTTGAGGGTTTGTGCAGCATGGTGGAGTTACTTGAGGATTTTGGTGAGCTCTCCCAGCAGATCCTTCTTGTCCTTGGTCAGGTCTCCTTGAGCGCGCAGGGCGCTGATGACACCGGCGTAGGCCTCCAGCTCTACAGAGCGgaaaacaacacaatcacaactTGGGACCTCAACTTCGTAACGTTCTATAGAATGAAAACTGAGATGCGGTTTGCTACTTTCCTCATTTGCCACTGAGAGTGTTTAACCCAACTTGTGCCAATGAAAGTTAACTACGCTCAGATGTCACTGAAAACCATATCGTGAGCTTTTGAAGGCCAATCTTTTCTTACAGCTTACCAAGTTTGCGCAGTATCCTTTTGCACTCATCCCTGCCCAGGTCAAGGATGGTCGGCCAGACCACGGGCATGGTCCCAGTCAGCACCGGTTTCTCCAGCTGAATCATGAGCTACAAAGACAACAGGAACATCAACGATAGTTTGCATTGCAGTCTTTTCCTGCTTCCCCCATCAAAGGTGATTTGCATTCTATGCTAACATTACATTTGAGGGGACATTGTTAAGGCAAAGTGTTTAAACTTCAGTATTTAAACGTCATGCACAACTGCGACGATGCAACCATTTAATTCATGACAAATGGCGAGTGTCGTTATTTCTATAATAAACTCGCCGAGAACAATTAGAAATGGCTGTGGACGATGGGTGTGTGCATTCTGTTATTTTCTGACCATTTCTAACCAACGGGACCATTTAACGGGCCTCGCTAGGGTGGCAGTTATGCAGCGTGACTTTACATGCACAAAAGGATATTTTGAGGaggcaaaaaatacaaatgaacgcCGTTCCCTTAGCGTGTTAGCCTCAGCTGAAGAGGCTGATACATTACCTTTCGTTTGCAGGATAAACTCACGGCCTCGGTAGCGTTAAAAATGCACGAATGTAAACACCCATAGCGGAGGGTAGCTTTTTATCCAAGCCGCTGCATAGCAATGTTATTCCCGGTTGAACCGAAGAGACAAATGCGCCCGAAAAAGGACGTTAAATGTCAAATTATATGCTAATGTTTACGTTGTCTGCTAGCTGAGTTTAGCCCAACTGGATGAAGCCTGCTTCTTCGtgggatatatttttttctgctttgcgAAGCGGTTTCATCCCGGTCTCTTAAATGCTGCCATCTAGCGACGAGAAATAATAGTGGTGTCTCCAAATCAAACAATCGCTTCGTGCGCCGTTCAAATACACGTGAATGTGGACAGAAAACACACTAGAACAATTTGATTGTGACTTTTTGAGAccttgagttgttttttttgtcgttTTTGTATCACTTTAATATTACTTATGACCATTACAGAGTCAAATATAGATATTTTCAACTGATATGTGGCGTTTTCTCAACGTGTCGAGATAATTACGATGAGCATTTGAACGCAGCATTTTTTTCCTTAGTACTGAGGGGAAGAGGGTAGAGGCGAAAGCATTTCCTTCAATTTTGCATCCATGTGAAGTTtgatttaaacaaaaacaaaaaaagagaagagaGAAGAACATCTTTGCTCTGGTCGAACAAGAGTCGGACGACGCATCTGAGACGGATAACTTTTAATTCTGGATTTTGAAAGTTTGACACGACTCCCCCTCCTCAGCGCTCCATCCGTGACACCAGAGTGTCATGACGGAACATTTTCCcacggaaaataaaaaaagatatgcCCGCCTTGCTGTAACAAGGAAAGTATACCCGACGGAAGTGTTTTCCATCCTTTAATGCGGGACAACCGGGAAATGGAATATACTCCAAAGGTCAACCCTGTTGAGAAGCGgcagcagtgatttttttttttcttcaccagaAAACACTCCCCAAAAAGAATATAACGGACTGTGCTTGGATGCTTCAACAATCCCGAAGAGACAGATGCCATTTGAGTTGCACTAAAAGtgctttataaacatgttattcggcTGACAAAGTCGACCAAGAACAAGGGAAGCCCAATGAGTGGGATACAGACGACGCTCACTGATAGGTGAGCTCGCTCTTTCCCAACATTGCATAATGATGAGCTAACGAAGCTGAAGGCTCTTTTAAAGTTAATTTAACggggtgtgtgtgatgtgttcgGGATGTTCACGCCGATCGCGCGAGAAGGACGTGATTGAACAAAGTCCGTCTCAGAACACTGCATGTTGTCCGAATAGATCGGTAGGCaactttaaatttttttttggtaaagcTAGTACGGCAAAATTTTAACGACTTTTCCAGTCGAGGTTAAAGTAATTTTGTATTGGTTGCTTTTTAATGATGAGCAGTGTTGTGTTTGCAGCAAACAGCATTTGTTGTATTTAGGAAAATTCTTTAAACAAAatgtcattgctgtgcaatatttGACGaccttaattttttttgtaccaTTATGAATGATAGTAGATGGTTGCTGATTCCGTTTAacatgagtttgaatgtgattaTTCAAAACACAGTCACCACACCCAGTTTACAGGGGGTGTGTACACTTATGCAACTGTGTGATCTCAGTTGTTTGGCTTCCTTCCCCTctcaaaaaaaacactttaataGGTTACATTTgaagaggggtgtgtagactttgtaTAGCCACTACGTACATGTCAAGAGTCTCAAGCAGTCAAGCGAAAGGCTCCTTTTCTGGCTTTTCTGCTCTCTAGGTTCGCTTTTCGAGACTCGAGCAGCCGGGTCGGGCTCGTCTGAGCCTTTTTGGGCACAAAGCTTCTTTTGCTCTTCAAAACATGCGTTCATTTGTCGGTGACGACATGAAAGAAATCATTTCTTAAACGCAACCTTCTCTGCTGCATTTCAtgtggtccccccccccctttcttacTGAAGTTTGGCTTGATTTGTCTTCTATTATCTAAAGCAGGAAGCGCAGGAAAAGGTTGAGTTGCCCAGCAACGGCCGTGCCaacttctttccttttttttttcttctttccaagCGTTTCTCAGAGGAAAGAATCCGCTCCGGGATAACGGTTTGTTGCTAACATCTGGTGGGAAGTAACCAAATATAAATACTTTGTACTCAAGTACACTGAGTTTTTGAGcctatattgttttttttttcttctcagtatACGCAGTTTTGCCAAGTTATCAAAACGGGCATTTTTGAGTCTCGCCGCTTCTACGTGTGAATTTTTGTCCACttgtgattgtttttattgtgagCGAGTAGATAGTGGGCCAGACGCTCGAGGGCTAGGCTGGGCTGGTCTGCAGGCCCCTTGACCTCTTATCATGGCAACAACAACACTGCGCTCCGCCACGTAATTGACAAGACTTTCCGTTCTATAAATAGTccgaaagggggaaaaaaagggtgTAGCTAAGCTAATATAGCTCGGCTCTCGCTTCTCTCAGAGACACGTGCACCTCCTCCACAACTTTCCCAGCCTCGTTTCACATTCACAACTCTCGAGCGGAGCCAAAAAGGCTCGCTCCCGTCGCTCGCTTTCCGGgaatgtgaccccccccccccccccccccccctccccgccttGCCCCCTCACCTCCCCCGTGACGTGGTGGCCATTGTTGAAAAACGCAGGGCCCCCATTGTCACTACAGTCCAAACAAAGCAGCCGCCTGCTTTTCAACTTTAACCACGaggtcctattttttttttttacattaataatttaatttgagGATAAACATTTCAAGAGTAAAGTTGTGACAGTTGGCCATTTAAAACTGTGTTTCTGTGATGGGTCGACGTGATGATGACGAGTTCACGGGCAAAACCCAAATCCAAAACAGAGAATAAACGCTATAAATAAACTATTTTTTGCTCGTGTCTCTTCAGGACCCCAAATATTCTCAACAAGGAGACTCCGGAGAGGAAATCAAAGAACGACAAATGCTCCGTCTCAGTCAAACAGGAGTTTGACCCCACCGGTGAGAAAGCCGCAAAAAGTCAAGTGCTTCACCAGCCAAGCCAAGCTGAacttttgtttagttttgtaAAGTCTCAAGGCCGAATCATTAGCTGCTCTCCTCGATTTTTTTTCAAGCGGTGTTGAGCGACCAGAGGAAGAGTTGCTAAACATCTTGTGACAGATAGGAAAGAGATGAACTCAACCTCCTGACTGTACATAAGTGTTCTTTAAAGTAGCATGCAAAACGCCAAGGGGCTTAAAACAGAGCCTTGTGCAGTCCCATATTTTTTCCCTCGAAATTCCAAAGAACTTCAGCTGCATTTGAGCTTctattgtattccttttttgccAGGAACTTCACAACATTAAATTATTGTAGGTTTCAAAAAAAGGGAACAAACTGCTCTTCAAAAAGCCGTTTGTGTTCTGAACCCTTGATCCTTCACTTCCTGTGAGGACACGCTTTCCCACCGCTGTGATTAAACGTGAACTATGAGCACCATTATCCCAGAAAATGCTTCGTGAATAAAATCAGGAGGAAGCCACACCAACCAGCTGACCTCATTCGCGTAATCACAATTAAGATGAGTAGCAATGAGTTGTGTCCACGACGCGTGTGTCCTCATGACAGGCCTCGTCCAACGGTGCGTGATAATCCAGAGAGATGAAAATGGTTTCGGGCTGACAGTGAGCGGAGACAACCCTGTGTTTGTGCAGCTGGTCAAGGAAGGTGAGGCTCTCGCTCGTACGACATAAACGCTTTGCGCACCAACGTGATGATTTGCCGTTCCCTAGATGGAGCTGCCATGCGTGCCGGCGTCCAAACTGGCGACAGAATCATTAAGGTGATCGATTTActgaatttggctaatatttgcACTTCATTGAGAAATATAGGAGGCCTAGGATGGACCCCTGGGGTGCTCCGCGGTACTACATTGTGCAGTTTATTCACATAATTTCAAATACTAACGttgaattaaatattttttttcatcagttcTCTCGCTATATATGTTTCTTAGGTTAACGGGACCTTGGTGACGCATTCAAACCACACGGAGGTTGTCAAGCTGATCAAATGTAAGCACATGTGtgcaatcatttttattttaaaacacgGCATAAACTATTTGTACCTTTGGTGCTTTTTAGCCGGTTCCTACGTAGCGCTCACGGTGCTGGGCAGACCTCCAGGTTTTCTTCAGATGCAGCTGGAAGACGACGACACGgtggatgaggaggaagagtgCGCCAGCGACCAATCACTGCAAAATTCACCGGGAGGGGAGCGCCGCGGCAGCGCCACCTGTAGTCATGAAACACACTCGCTGCCTGGCGGGGTAAGCAGAGGACCAGCTGTTAGAACAAAgtgtattttcttttattttttttcttgttgtccAGGATGGATCTGTAGGCTCCAGGAACACCGAAACCGAAGAGTGTGACGGAGGCGCGTCGTCGCCGGGGGACGACGTTAGCGACGGGATAGGCAGCAACAACATTTCGGTGGGTACACGAGGAGGAATTGAATATTTTTGGCTCAATTTGGGAACCGATTACTAAATATTTTGCGGACCCCAAAGCCACGTCGATCATCTCATCAGATGAAAACAGGAAGCGAGTGTCGACGCTGCTCTTGAGTAACAATGTTCTCATCTGGACCGCGTGTCCTAAAATAGCCAGCGAAGGCCTCCTCCCGCTTTGAAAAGTCCCCcggaatttttttccccctgccagACTAAACAATCAATTTGGCTTAATTGTCGCGCCGTGTTCAGTCTATGTTTGGATTAGCCGAGCGACGGACGGTGGAGACCGCGCCCAGGGATTTAAGAATTTTTTGGTATTTGACTTGAAAAGCTATCAAGAAGGTTGTTCGTGTCATATGTGGTGACCACTCAGGACACGGACGTCCGGCGCATCACGGCTAGCCCGCCGTACCTTCTCAACCCGCAGATCATCGGCGCAGAAGACGACTACTTTGATTCGCAGCAAGAACAGGTAGCTCGGCGAATCATCTTGTGGTTCGTTTTGACTTTTAGGGTGCAATGCGAACGTGcgtggtttttttttcagatgaacGGGCAGTGCGGTTGCTTTCAGAGCATCGACTCGCTCAAGTGTCGGCCTGCCCATCTCGCCGTTTTCCTCCATCACGTCGTTTCACAGTTTGACCCCGCCCCTTTGGTACCCATGCCTTGACATTTTGGAGGATGCGTTCGGATGATGTTGTGTTCATTtctgtttgtccttttttttttttagctgtgttTCTTGTACGCCGACATCCACAAACAAACCAACTCGAAAGAAAGCCGACGATTCTTTATGGAATTTCACTCCCTCTTTGTGGATCGAACGGCGGTACGAGCTATtgagttcattcattcatttgaaatgttttatttaatatttaatttaatttttaattttatacactTCATTTGAAAAACTTGGTTTTAATCagccaatgattttttttttgttttaatttaaaattctCTGTGTGGGGTTGCTTTGTAGAATCTGAAAGTCTCCGTGCCAGATGCAATCGCAGCTGAACTtggtaagaaaaagaaaaaaaagtcccatTCGAGTTAGTTTGAAGGCAGCATGTCGTGCACCGTTGGCGGAATAGCGCCCTCTACTGAGCGTTTGTGTTCGCAGAGAAGCGCAGGCTGGAGTTAATCCCAGAGGAGGTGTGCAAGCAGTACACGCAAACCTTACAGGACTCGCTGATGCCGGACTTGCACAAGAACCTGGACGACTTCAGGTAAGTGGCACAAGtgacccaaaaaataaataaataaataaataataatttaaaaaaacgtgGCGCGCTTGACGGCAGACAGAAGCGCAGCATGGGGCTGACCCTGGCCGAGGACGAGTTGTCCAGGTTGGACGCCGACGTGGGCAAAGAGCCGGCGGCTTGGGAGAGGGAATGCTCGTGTGCCGAACACATTCTCGCCAAGATCGAGGACATCCTGTGAGGAACTTTAGCCTGACAGAAATGTTTCTCATTTGAATGGCGCTCATGGCAAACTCCCCATTGCAGATTAACATCTCAACCCTCTGAGGAGGAGAAATGGTAGGACTCGTGCCCCCCCGCTTGCGCCGACGTCTACGCCACACGTCTGATTTGTTCTCATACGGCAGCCATGCGATGCAGTACGTCATCCTGACCTACATGAAGCACCTGGGTGTTAAAGTCAAGGAGCCTCGTGGCCTGGAACATAAGCGAGCGCGAATCAACTTCCTGCCCAAGATTAAGGTGCCCGCTTGAAGCTGCGCGAGTGggtcaaacaaaaccaaaatggcTTTTTGTCTTTTGACTTTTCCCCCCGACGAGCAGAAGAGCATCAAGCCCGACAAGGAAGGCGAGGAGAAGGTGAAAAAGCCTCGTTTTCCCAACATCTTGGTCCCGCCGCGCCGTCTGAGCAGAGTCGACTCCACTTCAGGTGAGCCGTGATAAAAATAATCGGACAGCATGTTACAAGCAGGATTTGTGCGTGCAGTGGGCAAGGCGGCGGCGGAGGTGAACAAGCAGCGTTCCCCAAAGCTCCTCTCCCACGCGACTTTTGGTGTCCCCGAGCCGCCCGACCTGTCCCCTTCAAATTTCGGAAGGATCCGCGGGAATCACCTCAGCGAGGGTTCCGACATTTTGAGCGCCTCGTCCACGCACAGCTCGCCCACGGCGACGCCCTTcgacgccggcggcggcgggaaCGACTCGGACAGCAGTAAGGAACGACCATCGGGACCCTGACAACAATTTCCCCATCTCTTTTGCTTTTGTTCCCCCAGACATGTCCCCTTTCTGCATCCAGCCCCGAGGGGGCGAGCTTTTGATGTGCGGCGAGCGGCAAGATGGCGCCTGCAGCCCCACCGCTATGCAGTTTGACTTCAGTCCTTCCAACTTGGAGCACTTACAGGAAGAGGGAGACCATGACAACTTCAGGTAGAAATGCGGGCTAGCCTAATGCTAACGTATCATGTAAACCGCAATAGACGGGCTAACGGATGTTAGCATTAATCTGACGTAAATCATAAACGGTTTTGGATCGTAGGATGGAGGTGACGAGCGCGGCGGACATGCCGAGCGAGGACGAGCAAGCGTGCGAGGCGGCGAGCGAGGACGATCCGCTCAACTGGCAGAGCCTGGTGAGCCGCGATGTTCTGGCCGCGTTGCCGCCGCAGGAGATCAAGAGGCAGGAAGTCATCAACGGTGAGCCACCGACACGCCGAACCCGATACCACGCAACTCCGCACCAAGTTATATTCACTCGCTTGTGCCGTTCGAGCAGAGTTGTTCTACACGGAACGGGCCCACTTACGCATGCTGAAGGTGTTGCACGGCGTGTTCTACCAGCGGCTCAGCAGGGATGCCATCTTAACGCCGGACGATCTCCACAGCATCTTCACCAACCTGGACGACATCATTCAGTTGCACGGTCAGTCACACCGATGCGGATCGTTCACAGAATATATttgcaatctggtttggcacgaGAGGAGTTACTGAGAATTAAGACGCACACAGTTTCCTTCACGGAGCAAATGGCCGCCGTCAGGAAGAGGAGCGAGACGTCCGTCATCGGTCAAATCGGCGAGGATCTCTTGGCTTGGGTACGATCGAAATGAAAGCTAACGTAGTCACAATCTCAACTTCAAATAAGCGTTTAATGTCAAAAACAGTTTAGCggcgaggaagaggagaagatCAGACAGGCGGTGGCCACCTTCTGCAGTAACCAACCATCTGCGCTGGAGCTCATCaagagcaagaagaagaaggaccAGAGATTCGCCTTGTTCATGCAGGTGGGAAATGCCTACGACAGCGCCCCCTGGTGGCTGGCCCTGAGCACACCGTTTGGGCTTTACGCACAGGCGGCCGAGAGCAACCGGCTGTGTCGACGCCTGCAGTTGAAGGACATCATTCCCGTGGAAATGCAGCGAGCCACCAAGTACCCGCTTCTCTTGGACAAGATTGCCAAGTACACCGGTGAGGCGGGCACCACTTGGCCTCAGGTTTTTGCCGTCTGTtcgacgtctttttttttttttttacccacagaggacgaggaggaggcggaCAAGGTGAGAAAAGCCGGCGAATGCTGCAAGCAGATTCTCAACCACGTCAACCAGGCGGTCAAAGAGGCTGAGAACAAGCAGGTAGACGTGATGTCACGCACACGCCCAGTCCAAACGCAAAGCACACGCACGGCACAAACGGCAACTTTGTCCCACCTCAAAAGAGGCTGCTGGACTACCAGAGACGCTTGGACATCTCCTCACTCAAATCCAACGAGAACCCGCTCATCGCCGAGCTGCGGGTAGGAAAAGCCAAAACAAGCAGGGTCATCCGATTTTTGGGCTCAAAATGGTTACCGTCCTCCAGAATCTGGACCTGACCAAGAGGAAGATGATCCACGAGGGACCGCTCTCCTGGAAGGTCAACAAAGACAAAAGAATCGGTACGGGCAAACCTTGAAAAAGTGTGAACGTTGAACTTGCAGATGCTTGAAGATGCAAATGCGTTCAGATCTGTACACGCTCCTGCTGGAGGACGTCCTGGTCCTGCTGCAGAAGCAGGACGAGCGCCTGCTGCTCAAGTTCCACAGCAAGAGCGCGGCGAGCGCCGCCGACTCCAAGCTCAGCTTCAGCCCGGTCGTCAAACTCGGCACCGTGCTCGTCAGACCCGTCGCCACCAGTAAATGGCCGACCCGATTCATTTGACCTCCAAGGAAATGGCGTTTGTCTCTCCATGTGAGGTGTTGTGGCATCTTCTACTTGTCCGCAGACAAAAAGTCCTTCTTCGTGCTGTCCATGTCGGAAAATGGGCCGCAGATCTACGAGCTGACGGCTCAGAGCGCGTCCGACCAGAGGACGTAAGTGGCCGCGTTGCCGTGACGACCACCTCACTTCACCCCGCCTAATTATGCTTTTTGTGCCCATAGGTGGCAGTGTCTCATCACGCAGTGCGCCGACGCCATCAAGGCAAAGTCACATGACAGCCGCATGGCTGCCACGCCCGCCCAGTGAGTTTGGCTTTGGACAAAGTTTTGTGTTTGAAGTTATCagaattaaaaaacaattttcccCGTCCAGAAGTGAGCAGGACGCTATTGAAATCATCAACTGTGAGATGGACAAGCCCAGCAAAGACAGCACCAACTCGTCAGGTAGCTGACATGTTTGACACGAAAGACCAAGGCCGAAAGCCTCAAATGCGAAAGGTATCTCCTCAGGGTCATCGGACATTCCCCCCTCGACAAACCCCTTTGAGGGCATGAAGTCGGAGGACGAAGATGAGGCCGAGGACGAGGAGAGGGTCGACGAGGACGAGGCGGGAGCGGCGTCCGCCGACGACAGATGTGAAGACGAGgagaaagaagaagaggaaggcgaAGAGGAAGAGGCCTTCCTGAACCGACACGAGGAGGCGCCAGCTTCGTCCTCCTCGCCGGTCTCTCCGTCGTCCGCCTCCAAAGCCGAAGAGGCTCTACAGACGCGTGAGTTGACCTCATGGACGCTCCCAACAAATTTGGCACAAAACGTGCGGGCTTGCGTTTGTAGTGGTGCTGCTGAAGCAGCTCGTCTTCAAGCACATGACGGATGAGGAGAAGATCCCGCACGAGCCCACCTCGCTCGGTGAAGGTCCCGACGGCGGCGTGGG
The nucleotide sequence above comes from Syngnathus scovelli strain Florida chromosome 15, RoL_Ssco_1.2, whole genome shotgun sequence. Encoded proteins:
- the arhgef12b gene encoding rho guanine nucleotide exchange factor 12 isoform X1, producing MSGIQTTLTDRTPNILNKETPERKSKNDKCSVSVKQEFDPTGLVQRCVIIQRDENGFGLTVSGDNPVFVQLVKEDGAAMRAGVQTGDRIIKVNGTLVTHSNHTEVVKLIKSGSYVALTVLGRPPGFLQMQLEDDDTVDEEEECASDQSLQNSPGGERRGSATCSHETHSLPGGDGSVGSRNTETEECDGGASSPGDDVSDGIGSNNISDTDVRRITASPPYLLNPQIIGAEDDYFDSQQEQMNGQCGCFQSIDSLKCRPAHLAVFLHHVVSQFDPAPLLCFLYADIHKQTNSKESRRFFMEFHSLFVDRTANLKVSVPDAIAAELEKRRLELIPEEVCKQYTQTLQDSLMPDLHKNLDDFRQKRSMGLTLAEDELSRLDADVGKEPAAWERECSCAEHILAKIEDILLTSQPSEEEKCHAMQYVILTYMKHLGVKVKEPRGLEHKRARINFLPKIKKSIKPDKEGEEKVKKPRFPNILVPPRRLSRVDSTSVGKAAAEVNKQRSPKLLSHATFGVPEPPDLSPSNFGRIRGNHLSEGSDILSASSTHSSPTATPFDAGGGGNDSDSNMSPFCIQPRGGELLMCGERQDGACSPTAMQFDFSPSNLEHLQEEGDHDNFRMEVTSAADMPSEDEQACEAASEDDPLNWQSLVSRDVLAALPPQEIKRQEVINELFYTERAHLRMLKVLHGVFYQRLSRDAILTPDDLHSIFTNLDDIIQLHVSFTEQMAAVRKRSETSVIGQIGEDLLAWFSGEEEEKIRQAVATFCSNQPSALELIKSKKKKDQRFALFMQAAESNRLCRRLQLKDIIPVEMQRATKYPLLLDKIAKYTEDEEEADKVRKAGECCKQILNHVNQAVKEAENKQRLLDYQRRLDISSLKSNENPLIAELRNLDLTKRKMIHEGPLSWKVNKDKRIDLYTLLLEDVLVLLQKQDERLLLKFHSKSAASAADSKLSFSPVVKLGTVLVRPVATNKKSFFVLSMSENGPQIYELTAQSASDQRTWQCLITQCADAIKAKSHDSRMAATPAQSEQDAIEIINCEMDKPSKDSTNSSGISSGSSDIPPSTNPFEGMKSEDEDEAEDEERVDEDEAGAASADDRCEDEEKEEEEGEEEEAFLNRHEEAPASSSSPVSPSSASKAEEALQTLVLLKQLVFKHMTDEEKIPHEPTSLGEGPDGGVGQNCPIDDARTEQNGAVDPGGGLEDDGDVTCGVDAVDMSKLLSSENGGRPNHSRRLMTHMRLLQADLQYLKEVEVKYNEMLGTLPVDTPGDSDNDGLR
- the arhgef12b gene encoding rho guanine nucleotide exchange factor 12 isoform X3, yielding MRAGVQTGDRIIKVNGTLVTHSNHTEVVKLIKSGSYVALTVLGRPPGFLQMQLEDDDTVDEEEECASDQSLQNSPGGERRGSATCSHETHSLPGGDGSVGSRNTETEECDGGASSPGDDVSDGIGSNNISDTDVRRITASPPYLLNPQIIGAEDDYFDSQQEQMNGQCGCFQSIDSLKCRPAHLAVFLHHVVSQFDPAPLLCFLYADIHKQTNSKESRRFFMEFHSLFVDRTANLKVSVPDAIAAELEKRRLELIPEEVCKQYTQTLQDSLMPDLHKNLDDFRQKRSMGLTLAEDELSRLDADVGKEPAAWERECSCAEHILAKIEDILLTSQPSEEEKCHAMQYVILTYMKHLGVKVKEPRGLEHKRARINFLPKIKKSIKPDKEGEEKVKKPRFPNILVPPRRLSRVDSTSVGKAAAEVNKQRSPKLLSHATFGVPEPPDLSPSNFGRIRGNHLSEGSDILSASSTHSSPTATPFDAGGGGNDSDSNMSPFCIQPRGGELLMCGERQDGACSPTAMQFDFSPSNLEHLQEEGDHDNFRMEVTSAADMPSEDEQACEAASEDDPLNWQSLVSRDVLAALPPQEIKRQEVINELFYTERAHLRMLKVLHGVFYQRLSRDAILTPDDLHSIFTNLDDIIQLHVSFTEQMAAVRKRSETSVIGQIGEDLLAWFSGEEEEKIRQAVATFCSNQPSALELIKSKKKKDQRFALFMQAAESNRLCRRLQLKDIIPVEMQRATKYPLLLDKIAKYTEDEEEADKVRKAGECCKQILNHVNQAVKEAENKQRLLDYQRRLDISSLKSNENPLIAELRNLDLTKRKMIHEGPLSWKVNKDKRIDLYTLLLEDVLVLLQKQDERLLLKFHSKSAASAADSKLSFSPVVKLGTVLVRPVATNKKSFFVLSMSENGPQIYELTAQSASDQRTWQCLITQCADAIKAKSHDSRMAATPAQSEQDAIEIINCEMDKPSKDSTNSSGISSGSSDIPPSTNPFEGMKSEDEDEAEDEERVDEDEAGAASADDRCEDEEKEEEEGEEEEAFLNRHEEAPASSSSPVSPSSASKAEEALQTLVLLKQLVFKHMTDEEKIPHEPTSLGEGPDGGVGQNCPIDDARTEQNGAVDPGGGLEDDGDVTCGVDAVDMSKLLSSENGGRPNHSRRLMTHMRLLQADLQYLKEVEVKYNEMLGTLPVDTPGDSDNDGLR
- the arhgef12b gene encoding rho guanine nucleotide exchange factor 12 isoform X2, whose protein sequence is MSGIQTTLTDRTPNILNKETPERKSKNDKCSVSVKQEFDPTGLVQRCVIIQRDENGFGLTVSGDNPVFVQLVKEDGAAMRAGVQTGDRIIKVNGTLVTHSNHTEVVKLIKSGSYVALTVLGRPPGFLQMQLEDDDTVDEEEECASDQSLQNSPGGERRGSATCSHETHSLPGGDGSVGSRNTETEECDGGASSPGDDVSDGIGSNNISDTDVRRITASPPYLLNPQIIGAEDDYFDSQQEQMNGQCGCFQSIDSLKCRPAHLAVFLHHVVSQFDPAPLLCFLYADIHKQTNSKESRRFFMEFHSLFVDRTANLKVSVPDAIAAELEKRRLELIPEEVCKQYTQTLQDSLMPDLHKNLDDFRQKRSMGLTLAEDELSRLDADVGKEPAAWERECSCAEHILAKIEDILLTSQPSEEEKCHAMQYVILTYMKHLGVKVKEPRGLEHKRARINFLPKIKKSIKPDKEGEEKVKKPRFPNILVPPRRLSRVDSTSVGKAAAEVNKQRSPKLLSHATFGVPEPPDLSPSNFGRIRGNHLSEGSDILSASSTHSSPTATPFDAGGGGNDSDSNMSPFCIQPRGGELLMCGERQDGACSPTAMQFDFSPSNLEHLQEEGDHDNFRMEVTSAADMPSEDEQACEAASEDDPLNWQSLVSRDVLAALPPQEIKRQEVINELFYTERAHLRMLKVLHGVFYQRLSRDAILTPDDLHSIFTNLDDIIQLHVSFTEQMAAVRKRSETSVIGQIGEDLLAWFSGEEEEKIRQAVATFCSNQPSALELIKSKKKKDQRFALFMQAAESNRLCRRLQLKDIIPVEMQRATKYPLLLDKIAKYTEDEEEADKVRKAGECCKQILNHVNQAVKEAENKQRLLDYQRRLDISSLKSNENPLIAELRNLDLTKRKMIHEGPLSWKVNKDKRIDLYTLLLEDVLVLLQKQDERLLLKFHSKSAASAADSKLSFSPVVKLGTVLVRPVATNKKSFFVLSMSENGPQIYELTAQSASDQRTWQCLITQCADAIKAKSHDSRMAATPAQSEQDAIEIINCEMDKPSKDSTNSSGSSDIPPSTNPFEGMKSEDEDEAEDEERVDEDEAGAASADDRCEDEEKEEEEGEEEEAFLNRHEEAPASSSSPVSPSSASKAEEALQTLVLLKQLVFKHMTDEEKIPHEPTSLGEGPDGGVGQNCPIDDARTEQNGAVDPGGGLEDDGDVTCGVDAVDMSKLLSSENGGRPNHSRRLMTHMRLLQADLQYLKEVEVKYNEMLGTLPVDTPGDSDNDGLR